The stretch of DNA TAATCCTGATGGATAGCTTTCACCAGATTCTTGCCGATATGGCCGGCAGCTCCCGTTACAAGTACTTTCATTTCTCATCCGCTCCTTCGCTGTTCAAATTCCAACAGCCATTCTTTTCGCCAAGGTTCCCAGCGATATCCTGAGACAATACCGTTCTTACCGATGACTCGGTGACAAGGCACGACGATGGCATACGTATTGCGTCCGACAGCACTGGCAGCTGCCCGCACTGCCCGTCCATTTCCAGCTTGTTCTGCGATTGCACTGTAATAGCTTGATTCCCCATACGGAATCCGGTTGATTTGCTCCCACACTCGTTTCTGGAAAAGGCTTCCGTTCATGGCAAGCGGCAGCTGGAACTGTGTGAGCTCCCCGGAAAAATAGGCTTGCAGCTGGGACTTGGCCAGCTGCGTCAGGGAGTTTTCGTTAGCCGAAAGTTCCTCGGCAAAGAGGATACTGGTAATGAACTGCTCCGTTGCAGTGATCTGTACATTACCTAAAGGCGTCTCGACATTACTTATATAAGACATGGCGGCCTCCTAAAGAACAAGCTCCAAAGCAGGGGCCTTGGAGCTTGTTGGTTTAATTGTACATTGCTGCGATTTCTTTTTGCAGCTTCGTATCGGAAACATATTCATCATACGTCATTTCTTTATCCACAATACCGTTCGGAGTGATCTCGATCAGACGATTCGCGATACTGTTCACAAACTGTTGGTCATGGGAAGTGAATAGGATGACACCTTTGAACTTGATCAACCCTTCATTCAGCGATTGGATGGATTCAAGATCCAAGTGGTTCGTCGGTTCATCCAGCACCAAGACATTGGCTTTGCTCAGCATCATCTTGGAAAGCATGCAGCGTACTTTTTCTCCTCCGGAAAGCACACTTGCCTCTTTCAGCGCATCTTCTCCGCTGAACAGCATGCGGCCAAGGAAACCGCGCAAGAATGTTTCTGTCTGATCCTCAGGGGAATATTGGCGAAGCCAGTCAACCAAAGTGAGGTTCACACCATCAAAATACTCGGAGTTATCTTTCGGGAAGTACGATTGGGAAGTCGTGATGCCCCATTTATACTCGCCAGCATCAGCTTCCATTTCACCCATGATGATTTTCAGCAGTGTCGTTTTTGCGATTTCATCACGTCCGACCAGGGCCACCTTGTCTTCGCGGCCGATTGTAAAGCTGACATTATCCAGTACTTTGACACCGTCGATCGTTTTCGTGATGCCTTTTACCGTCAGTACATCATTGCCGATTTCGCGCTCTTGCTGGAATCCTACATACGGATAGCGGCGGGAAGAGGGTTTGATATCTTCCAATGTGATGTTTTCAAGCATCTTCTTACGTGATGTCGCTTGCTTCGATTTGGAAGCATTGGCACTGAAACGCGCGATGAAGGATTGCAGTTCTTTGATTTTCTCTTCTTTTTTCTTGTTTTCATCCTGCGCCATTTGCGTTGCCAGCTTGCTGGATTCGTACCAGAAATCATAGTTTCCGACATAAAGCTGGATCTTGCCGAAGTCGACATCCGCAATATGGGTGCAAATCTTATTCAGGAAGTGACGGTCGTGGGATACGACGATGACTGTATTCTCGAAATTGATCAAGAATTCCTCCAGCCATTGGATGGCCTGCAAATCAAGTCCGTTCGTCGGCTCATCCAGCAGAAGGACATCCGGGTTGCCGAACAAAGCTTGTGCCAAGAGCACTTTCACTTTCTCCGCACCAGTCAGTTCCGCCATCTTTTTGTCATGCAAGCTTTCCGGGATACCTAGTCCTTTCAAAAGGACAGCCGCATCGGATTCTGCTTCCCAGCCGTTCAGCTCTGCGAATTCACCTTCAAGCTCGGCAGCACGCATGCCATCTTCCTCGGAGAAGTCAGCCTTTGCATAAAGGGCATCTTTTTCCTCGATGATCTTGAACAGGCGCTCATGCCCCATCATGACGGTCTGCAGGACTTCATGCTCTTCATAACCAAAGTGGTTCTGTTTCAGGAAGGCAAGACGCTCTCCGTCGCCGATTGCCACATTGCCTGTTTGCGGCTCGACTTCACCGGAAAGTACCTTCAAGAAAGTGGATTTTCCGGCACCATTCGCACCAATGACCCCATAGCAGTTCCCTGGGGTGAATTTTATATTAACTTCTTCAAATAGCTTCTTATCGCCATATTGCAATCCTACATTATTTACCGTTATCATGTATTCTTTTTCCTCCATGATCAAAAATGTCACGCATGCCTTAAGCTTACGGGATTTATAGGTGTAAGTCAATGTTCTGAATTTTGCATGACGCAGGCAGGAGGCAAGAGCCGGCTTATCAAAATGAATCCTGTCAGGGTACTGTCCCATGCCCGGCGCTCCCGAAAAAAGCTGCCATGTGCTACACTATAGGAAGTGATTCGAGAAAGGATGTTTTCATGGGTAAAACGGTTGTACTGGCAGAGAAGCCATCTGTCGGCCGCGATATAGCTCGTGTTCTTGGATGTACGAAGAAAACGAATAGCTATATGGAAGGAAAAGACTATATTGTAACGTGGGCGCTTGGTCACTTGGTGACGCTGGCTGACCCGGAGACATATGACGATAAATATAAAACATGGAAGATAGAGGATCTGCCGATGCTGCCGGACAAGCTGAAGCTTGTCGTGATCAAGCAGACTGGCAGACAGTTCAGCACGGTCAAAACACAGCTGAACAGAAGCGATGTCAGCGAGATTGTCATTGCG from Terribacillus sp. FSL K6-0262 encodes:
- a CDS encoding methylated-DNA--[protein]-cysteine S-methyltransferase; translated protein: MSYISNVETPLGNVQITATEQFITSILFAEELSANENSLTQLAKSQLQAYFSGELTQFQLPLAMNGSLFQKRVWEQINRIPYGESSYYSAIAEQAGNGRAVRAAASAVGRNTYAIVVPCHRVIGKNGIVSGYRWEPWRKEWLLEFEQRRSG
- a CDS encoding ATP-binding cassette domain-containing protein; translation: MITVNNVGLQYGDKKLFEEVNIKFTPGNCYGVIGANGAGKSTFLKVLSGEVEPQTGNVAIGDGERLAFLKQNHFGYEEHEVLQTVMMGHERLFKIIEEKDALYAKADFSEEDGMRAAELEGEFAELNGWEAESDAAVLLKGLGIPESLHDKKMAELTGAEKVKVLLAQALFGNPDVLLLDEPTNGLDLQAIQWLEEFLINFENTVIVVSHDRHFLNKICTHIADVDFGKIQLYVGNYDFWYESSKLATQMAQDENKKKEEKIKELQSFIARFSANASKSKQATSRKKMLENITLEDIKPSSRRYPYVGFQQEREIGNDVLTVKGITKTIDGVKVLDNVSFTIGREDKVALVGRDEIAKTTLLKIIMGEMEADAGEYKWGITTSQSYFPKDNSEYFDGVNLTLVDWLRQYSPEDQTETFLRGFLGRMLFSGEDALKEASVLSGGEKVRCMLSKMMLSKANVLVLDEPTNHLDLESIQSLNEGLIKFKGVILFTSHDQQFVNSIANRLIEITPNGIVDKEMTYDEYVSDTKLQKEIAAMYN